One window of the Chryseobacterium sp. CY350 genome contains the following:
- a CDS encoding RNA polymerase sigma factor produces the protein MEKELLLECQRNNRNAQRKVYEKMAGKLYSVCKRYLKNDEDIEEVLADTFYKIFTKLNQLQNHEIFEAWARKIAVNECLQKLRSMKTLEISLEDEFVESTGSPTDSISFEKDILKLLNFLPEGCRAIFNLFAIEGYPHKEIATMLSISEGTSKSQLNFARKKLQELLVNHNI, from the coding sequence ATGGAAAAAGAATTACTGTTAGAATGCCAACGGAACAATCGCAATGCACAGCGGAAAGTTTACGAAAAAATGGCGGGCAAGCTGTATTCAGTTTGCAAACGCTATCTGAAAAACGATGAAGATATAGAAGAAGTATTGGCCGATACTTTTTATAAAATTTTCACAAAGCTTAATCAGTTGCAAAACCACGAAATTTTTGAAGCCTGGGCAAGAAAAATTGCCGTCAACGAATGTTTGCAGAAATTAAGAAGCATGAAAACACTCGAAATTTCTTTGGAAGACGAATTTGTAGAATCCACAGGTTCTCCCACAGACAGTATTTCTTTCGAAAAAGATATTCTGAAGCTTCTCAATTTTCTTCCGGAAGGTTGCAGAGCTATTTTCAATCTGTTTGCAATTGAGGGTTATCCGCACAAAGAAATTGCGACAATGCTTTCTATCAGCGAAGGAACTTCAAAGTCGCAGCTCAATTTCGCCAGAAAAAAACTTCAGGAATTATTGGTTAATCACAACATTTAA
- a CDS encoding alpha-ketoacid dehydrogenase subunit alpha/beta: protein MQTTYIETQQISFQDFKNQILEDYKLGRISREMSYLGRREVLTGKAKFGIFGDGKELPQLAMAKVFKNGDFRSGYYRDQTFALAIDALSVESFFAQLYADTSVEREPASAGRQMNGHFATRSLNEDGSWKDLMAQKNISSDISPTAGQMPRLLGLAQASKVYKTVHFEGAEKFSDKGNEIAFGTIGDASTAEGHFWETLNAACALQVPMIVSIWDDGYGISVPTMKQRAKADIAEMLSGFQRKEGEDQGCEIIQVKAWDYPALLDAYARAEHFARTESVPVVVHVIEVTQPQGHSTSGSHERYKNEDRLSWEADFDGLIKFREWILNYSIEIEGKDEIIATVEELEAIDEEAKKKVKNGQKTAWENYQKTLTELAFSVLPLVENLKGQNSEIETYINQYNKLVSKAKKDVFHLIRKSLLATRGTSSAERTALMNKYNEVFEVEKDNYSSHLYSQSQWKAENIKEIKPIYSETSEDVDGRVVVRNNFDKIFEKYPQTLVFGEDAGNIGDVNQGLEGMQEKYGDIRVADTGIREATILGQGIGMAMRGLRPIAEIQYLDYILYCLQGMSDDLATVQYRTKGGQKAPVIIRTRGHRLEGVWHSGSPMAGILNLSKGILVLVPRNLTKAAGFYNTMLQSDDPAVIVECLNGYRLKEKQPDNLGEFTVPVGKIEVTKKGKDVTLVTYGSTWRIVMEAAEELEKLGISAEVIDVQSLIPFDLTHEIAESVKRTNRLVVIDEDVEGGTSAFILQQILEKQKAFRYLDSDPLTIAANDHRPAYASDGDYFSKPSSDDMVERIYALFNETNPEKYPAIF from the coding sequence ATGCAGACAACCTATATTGAAACTCAACAAATTTCTTTTCAAGACTTTAAAAATCAAATACTTGAAGACTATAAATTAGGGAGAATCTCTCGTGAAATGTCGTATCTTGGTAGAAGAGAAGTGCTTACAGGGAAAGCGAAGTTTGGAATTTTTGGTGACGGAAAAGAGCTTCCGCAGCTGGCAATGGCAAAGGTTTTCAAGAATGGAGATTTCCGTTCGGGATACTATAGAGACCAAACTTTTGCATTGGCAATAGACGCTCTGTCTGTTGAGAGTTTCTTTGCGCAGTTGTATGCAGATACAAGCGTCGAGAGAGAACCAGCTTCTGCAGGTAGACAGATGAACGGTCACTTTGCAACAAGAAGTTTGAATGAAGACGGAAGTTGGAAAGATTTGATGGCGCAAAAAAATATTTCATCAGATATTTCACCGACTGCCGGACAAATGCCAAGATTATTAGGTTTAGCACAGGCTTCTAAAGTATATAAAACCGTGCATTTTGAAGGCGCTGAAAAATTCTCTGACAAAGGAAATGAAATAGCTTTCGGTACAATTGGTGATGCATCAACTGCTGAAGGTCATTTTTGGGAAACTTTGAATGCAGCGTGTGCATTGCAGGTTCCTATGATTGTTTCAATTTGGGATGATGGTTACGGAATTTCGGTTCCTACCATGAAACAGAGAGCAAAAGCTGATATTGCTGAAATGTTGAGCGGTTTCCAAAGAAAGGAAGGTGAAGATCAAGGTTGTGAGATTATTCAGGTGAAAGCTTGGGATTATCCTGCTTTATTGGATGCGTATGCAAGAGCCGAGCATTTTGCCAGAACAGAATCTGTTCCTGTGGTGGTTCATGTAATTGAAGTAACGCAGCCGCAAGGTCACTCAACTTCGGGCTCTCACGAAAGATATAAAAATGAAGACCGTTTGTCTTGGGAAGCAGATTTTGACGGATTAATTAAATTCAGAGAATGGATTTTAAATTATTCCATCGAAATTGAAGGAAAAGATGAAATCATCGCAACTGTAGAAGAGTTGGAGGCAATTGATGAGGAAGCTAAGAAGAAAGTAAAGAACGGACAAAAGACGGCTTGGGAAAATTATCAGAAAACACTTACAGAGCTGGCTTTTTCAGTTTTACCTTTAGTTGAAAATCTTAAAGGTCAAAATTCTGAAATCGAAACGTATATCAATCAATACAACAAATTGGTTTCTAAAGCGAAGAAAGACGTTTTCCATTTGATCAGAAAATCTTTACTGGCCACAAGAGGTACAAGCTCAGCGGAAAGAACTGCGTTAATGAATAAATACAACGAAGTTTTTGAAGTTGAAAAAGACAATTACTCGTCTCATTTATACTCTCAGTCTCAATGGAAGGCTGAAAATATTAAAGAAATCAAACCTATCTATTCTGAAACTTCTGAAGATGTTGACGGAAGAGTAGTGGTGAGGAATAATTTCGATAAAATATTTGAAAAATATCCTCAAACTTTGGTTTTTGGTGAAGACGCCGGAAATATCGGTGACGTTAATCAAGGATTAGAAGGAATGCAGGAAAAATACGGTGACATTCGTGTTGCCGATACCGGAATTCGTGAAGCGACCATTCTTGGACAAGGAATTGGGATGGCGATGAGAGGTTTAAGACCAATTGCTGAAATTCAGTATTTAGATTATATTCTGTATTGTTTACAGGGAATGAGTGATGATTTGGCGACAGTTCAGTACAGAACTAAAGGCGGTCAGAAAGCTCCTGTAATCATCAGAACAAGAGGTCACAGATTGGAAGGAGTTTGGCATTCTGGTTCCCCAATGGCGGGAATTCTGAATCTTTCTAAAGGTATTTTGGTTTTGGTACCAAGAAACTTAACGAAAGCTGCCGGATTTTACAATACGATGCTTCAAAGCGACGATCCTGCTGTGATTGTTGAATGTCTGAACGGATACCGATTAAAAGAAAAACAACCCGATAACTTAGGTGAGTTCACTGTTCCTGTAGGGAAAATCGAAGTGACAAAAAAAGGAAAAGATGTTACTTTGGTAACGTACGGTTCGACTTGGAGAATTGTGATGGAAGCAGCAGAAGAATTAGAGAAATTAGGGATTTCTGCGGAAGTTATTGATGTTCAGTCATTAATTCCTTTTGATTTAACGCATGAAATTGCTGAATCTGTGAAAAGAACAAACAGATTGGTTGTAATCGACGAAGATGTGGAAGGTGGAACTTCAGCGTTTATTCTTCAGCAGATTTTAGAAAAGCAAAAGGCTTTCAGATATTTAGATTCAGATCCGTTGACGATTGCTGCAAACGATCACAGACCTGCCTACGCAAGTGATGGCGATTATTTCTCTAAGCCATCTTCAGATGATATGGTTGAAAGAATTTATGCTTTATTTAATGAAACAAATCCTGAGAAATATCCCGCGATATTTTAA
- a CDS encoding polyprenyl synthetase family protein: protein MANIVEEIKRPINEEMKLFEQKFYESMQSKVALLDKVTRFIVTTKGKQMRPMFVFLCAKLIGNVNEKTYRGASMIELIHTATLVHDDVVDESFKRRNFFSINALWKNKIAVLVGDFLLSKAVLLSTDHKDYDLLSVISRTIREMSEGELLQLEKARKLDITEDVYYEIIRQKTATLIAACCEIGALSNDADENLAKKMMQFGTYTGMAFQIKDDLFDYLSSNVIGKPVGIDIKEQKMTLPLIHTLKIAGETDRKYYFNTIKRYNNDQKRVKELIAFVKSSGGLDYAIQVMKDFQQKAKDILDEFPDSEVRRSLHMMLDYVIERKF, encoded by the coding sequence GTGGCCAATATTGTAGAAGAAATCAAACGACCGATCAATGAGGAAATGAAACTTTTCGAGCAGAAGTTTTATGAATCTATGCAGAGCAAAGTCGCTTTACTCGATAAAGTTACCCGTTTTATTGTTACCACAAAGGGGAAGCAGATGCGTCCGATGTTTGTATTTCTATGTGCAAAACTGATTGGGAACGTCAACGAAAAAACTTATCGCGGGGCTTCAATGATTGAGCTGATTCACACTGCAACTTTGGTTCATGATGATGTTGTGGATGAGAGTTTTAAGAGACGTAATTTTTTCTCTATTAATGCTTTATGGAAAAATAAAATAGCCGTTTTAGTTGGTGATTTCTTACTATCAAAAGCAGTTTTACTTTCTACAGACCATAAAGATTACGATTTACTATCTGTGATTTCAAGAACCATCAGAGAAATGTCTGAAGGTGAACTTCTTCAATTGGAAAAAGCCAGAAAATTGGATATTACTGAAGATGTTTATTATGAAATCATCCGTCAGAAGACAGCTACTTTGATTGCAGCGTGTTGTGAAATCGGAGCTTTATCCAACGATGCTGATGAAAATTTAGCCAAGAAAATGATGCAGTTCGGAACGTATACCGGAATGGCTTTTCAGATTAAAGATGATTTATTCGATTATTTAAGTTCAAATGTGATCGGAAAACCGGTTGGAATTGATATTAAAGAGCAGAAAATGACTTTACCTTTAATTCATACTTTAAAAATTGCTGGCGAAACTGATAGAAAATATTATTTCAATACGATCAAGCGCTACAACAACGATCAAAAACGTGTGAAAGAACTGATTGCTTTTGTGAAAAGTTCAGGCGGTTTGGATTACGCAATTCAGGTGATGAAAGATTTTCAGCAGAAAGCTAAAGATATTCTTGATGAATTTCCTGATTCTGAAGTGAGAAGATCTCTACACATGATGCTGGATTATGTGATCGAAAGAAAATTTTAA
- the rlmN gene encoding 23S rRNA (adenine(2503)-C(2))-methyltransferase RlmN: MKDIRTLSLDQLKDYFGTIGEKPFRAKQVYDWIWSKNLHSFEEMTNLSKDLREHLVRDFLMNPAAVDQFQKSTDGTIKNGVKLHDGLMVESVLIPTETRTTACVSSQVGCSLNCEFCATAKLKRMRNLEVAEIVDQVALIDRQSKEYYNRPLTNIVFMGMGEPMMNYKNVVEAIRKITQPEGLGMSPRRITVSTSGIPKMINMLADDELKVKLALSLHSAVEKTRNEIMPFSDKFPLTDIMEALQHWYKKTGSVITFEYCVWKGINDKDEDIRALIKYCRQVPSKVNLIQYNPIGEGKFDHRSVAAEEKYVRELEKAGITVMVRKSRGGDIDAACGQLANKNAE, encoded by the coding sequence TTGAAAGATATCCGTACATTATCGCTAGACCAACTCAAAGATTACTTTGGTACTATTGGTGAAAAACCTTTTCGTGCCAAGCAGGTCTATGACTGGATCTGGAGTAAAAATCTTCATTCTTTTGAAGAAATGACGAATCTTTCAAAAGATCTGAGAGAGCATCTTGTCCGTGATTTCCTCATGAATCCGGCAGCGGTAGATCAATTTCAGAAATCTACAGACGGAACGATAAAAAACGGAGTGAAACTTCATGACGGACTCATGGTGGAATCTGTTCTTATTCCTACGGAAACCAGAACTACAGCTTGTGTTTCTTCGCAAGTAGGGTGTTCGTTAAATTGCGAGTTTTGTGCCACAGCCAAACTCAAAAGAATGAGAAATCTTGAGGTCGCCGAAATCGTAGATCAGGTTGCTTTGATAGACAGACAGAGTAAAGAATATTACAACCGTCCGTTGACCAACATTGTTTTTATGGGAATGGGTGAGCCAATGATGAATTATAAAAACGTCGTTGAAGCCATCCGTAAAATCACTCAGCCGGAAGGTTTGGGAATGTCACCTAGAAGAATTACTGTTTCTACATCAGGAATTCCGAAGATGATTAACATGCTGGCTGATGACGAGTTAAAAGTAAAGCTTGCCCTATCACTACATTCTGCGGTTGAAAAAACCCGTAATGAGATTATGCCGTTTTCTGATAAATTTCCTTTAACGGATATTATGGAGGCGCTTCAACATTGGTACAAAAAAACGGGCTCTGTAATTACGTTTGAGTATTGTGTCTGGAAAGGTATTAATGACAAAGATGAAGACATCAGAGCTTTAATTAAATATTGCCGACAGGTTCCTTCTAAAGTTAATTTAATTCAATATAACCCGATTGGTGAAGGAAAATTTGACCATAGAAGCGTTGCTGCCGAAGAAAAATATGTTCGTGAACTTGAAAAAGCAGGAATTACAGTAATGGTTAGAAAAAGTCGTGGTGGTGATATAGATGCGGCTTGTGGACAATTAGCCAACAAAAACGCTGAATAA
- the queA gene encoding tRNA preQ1(34) S-adenosylmethionine ribosyltransferase-isomerase QueA, with protein sequence MKTSDFNFDLPEELLAEHPSEHRDEARLMVLDRKTQTIEHKTFKDVVDYFDEKDLFIFNNTKVFPARLYGNKEKTGAKIEVFLLRELDKETRVWDVLVDPARKIRIGNKLFFTEDESLVAEVIDNTTSRGRTLRFLFDGSYEEFRTKLKELGETPLPKYIKREVEPEDAERYQTIYAKVEGAVAAPTAGLHFSRHLMKRLEIKGIDFAEVTLHVGLGTFNPIEVEDLSKHKMESEEIIIDEKNAEIINKAVQENRRVCAVGTTTMRAIETSVSSNRKISAFNGWTNKFIYPPHDFGVANTMITNFHTPKSTLMMMIAAFAGKDFLMQAYEEAVREKYKFYSYGDAMLIL encoded by the coding sequence ATGAAGACATCCGATTTTAATTTTGATCTCCCTGAAGAATTATTGGCAGAACATCCATCAGAACACAGAGATGAAGCAAGATTAATGGTTCTTGACAGAAAAACTCAAACCATTGAGCATAAAACATTCAAAGACGTTGTAGATTACTTTGATGAAAAAGATCTTTTCATTTTCAATAATACAAAAGTTTTTCCTGCTCGTCTGTATGGAAATAAAGAAAAAACCGGAGCTAAAATTGAAGTTTTCCTTTTAAGAGAGCTTGATAAAGAAACCCGCGTTTGGGATGTTTTGGTAGATCCGGCAAGAAAAATCAGAATTGGAAACAAATTATTCTTCACAGAAGATGAGTCTTTGGTTGCGGAGGTAATTGATAACACAACTTCAAGAGGTAGAACTTTGAGATTTTTATTTGATGGTTCTTACGAAGAATTCAGAACTAAATTGAAAGAATTAGGAGAAACTCCACTTCCAAAATATATCAAAAGAGAAGTAGAACCTGAAGATGCTGAAAGATATCAGACTATTTATGCTAAAGTAGAAGGAGCTGTAGCGGCACCAACAGCTGGTCTGCATTTCTCAAGACATTTAATGAAGAGATTGGAGATCAAAGGAATTGATTTTGCTGAAGTGACGCTTCACGTTGGTTTGGGAACTTTCAACCCGATCGAAGTGGAAGATCTATCTAAGCATAAAATGGAATCTGAGGAAATTATCATCGACGAGAAAAATGCTGAGATCATCAACAAAGCGGTTCAGGAAAACCGTAGAGTTTGTGCAGTAGGAACTACCACGATGAGAGCAATTGAAACTTCAGTTTCTTCAAATAGAAAAATTTCTGCATTCAATGGCTGGACTAATAAATTTATTTATCCGCCTCACGATTTCGGAGTTGCGAATACAATGATTACGAATTTCCATACGCCAAAATCTACTCTAATGATGATGATTGCGGCATTTGCAGGAAAAGATTTCTTGATGCAGGCTTACGAAGAAGCGGTAAGAGAAAAATATAAATTCTATTCTTACGGTGACGCAATGTTAATTTTGTAA
- a CDS encoding AIM24 family protein gives MSKYSLEEFVKETKENPLERDYFELEKPALLEINLNNQAVWTKTGSMVGYIGNINFERQGMLSGGLGNLLKKALSGEGAKLMKAEGTGKLYVADSGKKVRILYLNNETLFVNGNDVLAHEQSIKSDITMLKSIAGMMSGGLFQVKLSGTGHIAITTHGEPLTLLVTPGAPVFTDPNATVAWSGNLSPELKTNVSFKSLIGRGSGEEFQMKFSGNGWVLIQPYEEVYVVSK, from the coding sequence ATGAGCAAATATTCTTTAGAAGAATTCGTAAAAGAAACCAAAGAAAATCCTCTAGAAAGAGATTATTTTGAGTTGGAAAAGCCTGCACTTTTAGAAATCAACCTCAATAATCAGGCAGTCTGGACAAAAACAGGAAGCATGGTAGGATACATTGGAAATATCAATTTTGAAAGACAAGGTATGCTTTCTGGCGGATTGGGAAATCTTTTGAAAAAAGCTCTCAGCGGAGAAGGTGCAAAACTAATGAAAGCTGAAGGAACCGGAAAACTTTATGTAGCCGATTCAGGGAAAAAGGTTAGAATTCTTTATTTAAATAACGAGACACTATTCGTGAACGGAAATGATGTTTTGGCACACGAGCAAAGCATTAAAAGCGATATCACGATGTTGAAAAGCATTGCCGGAATGATGTCTGGCGGATTGTTTCAGGTAAAACTTTCGGGAACGGGACACATTGCAATTACGACTCATGGCGAACCTTTAACATTATTGGTAACTCCAGGCGCGCCTGTTTTCACAGATCCCAATGCAACTGTTGCTTGGTCTGGAAATTTAAGTCCGGAACTGAAAACCAATGTTTCTTTCAAAAGTTTGATTGGAAGAGGAAGCGGTGAAGAATTTCAAATGAAATTTTCCGGGAATGGTTGGGTTTTGATACAGCCGTATGAGGAGGTTTATGTGGTGTCGAAATAA